A region from the Rosa rugosa chromosome 6, drRosRugo1.1, whole genome shotgun sequence genome encodes:
- the LOC133718134 gene encoding prefoldin subunit 5-like, with product MFFVGGNWKCNGTKDSISKLVSDLNSAKLEPDVVSYVHVEDRLKMAMSVRGEMEKLSVEQLKAVKEQTDLEVNLFQDSLNKIRTATTRLELASSALHDLSLRPTGKKMLVPLTASLYVPGTLQDPDQVLVDVGTGYFIEKNMPQAKDYCDRKINLLKSNFEQLVEVASKKKSISDEAGLVLQAKLKQMAPTAQ from the exons ATG TTTTTTGTTGGTGGAAACTGGAAGTgt AATGGCACAAAAGACTCAATCAGCAAGCTAGTGTCAGACTTAAACAGTGCAAAATTGGAACCTGATGTTG TATCTTATGTGCATGTTGAAGATCGACTGAAGATGGCGATGAGCGTGAGAGGAGAGATGGAGAAGCTGAGCGTGGAGCAGTTGAAGGCAGTGAAAGAGCAAACTGATCTGGAGGTCAATCTTTTCCAGGACTCTCTCAACAAGATCCGCACCGCCACCACCCGCCTCGAGCTCGCCTCCTCCGCCCTCCACGACCTCTCCCTCCGACCCACCGGCAAAAAGATGCTCGTCCCTCTTACCGCCTCCCTTTACGTCCCCGGAACTCTCCAGGACCCCGACCAGGTCCTCGTCGACGTCGGCACCGGCTACTTCATCGAGAAGAACATGCCTCAAGCCAAAGACTACTGCGACCGCAAGATCAATCTCCTCAAGTCCAATTTCGAACAACTCGTTGAG GTTGCTTCTAAGAAGAAAAGCATATCTGATGAAGCTGGGTTAGTTTTGCAAGCAAAACTGAAGCAGATGGCTCCTACAGCACAGTAG
- the LOC133716479 gene encoding ankyrin repeat-containing protein BDA1-like has protein sequence MEIRKDDDGDDTLRLYQASVEGSISSLNTLIQNDPLLLRRVSLTTLSETPLHVSALLGHLEFSKIILTHNPRLAKELDSSRRSPLHLASAEGHKELVQVLLFAFPDACLFPDQEGRIPLHYAAMRGRVEVVKELIRAKPQSITLEVLGRSGETSLHLCVKHNHLDCLKILVKEVGGNSDFLNSGTGSNASMTILRLAMMLRQIETITYLVSLPAISKNLVNNVVLDSLEYGPGDFRSLEIQQILMDACINKNEKGKYQQQVFSTTPPLPPPSQSTIVGERTNKTGLPRLWMKLMQRLNYDKGDHWLDEMRGMLMVVATMISTMTFQVAINPPGGVWQKYEERFTIGKFEYCTKELCYPGTAVLGYVWEELMREFIKCNTISFVAFLGVTILLISGFPLTNRICIWFLSMAMCIAITFAGLTYITGVFMVMPDCVAFWVDTEYRKSVSLVWIVLLAMVGAFHTFRFLTWLVNKVNSKFRGKSRANNGMSIVDG, from the exons atggagattagAAAAGATGATGATGGAGATGATACACTAAGACTCTACCAAGCATCAGTGGAAGGATCGATTTCATCACTAAACACATTGATCCAAAATGATCCACTACTTCTCAGAAGAGTTTCTCTGACTACCTTGAGTGAAACCCCATTGCATGTTTCAGCTTTGCTTGGCCACCTTGAATTTTCCAAAATTATCCTCACTCATAATCCAAGACTTGCCAAGGAGTTGGACTCCTCAAGGCGCTCACCCCTGCACTTGGCTTCGGCAGAAGGACACAAGGAGCTCGTACAAGTTTTGTTGTTTGCATTTCCTGATGCATGCTTGTTTCCTGATCAGGAGGGGAGAATCCCTCTGCACTATGCCGCCATGAGAGGACGAGTTGAGGTGGTCAAGGAGCTGATCCGTGCAAAACCTCAGTCTATTACTCTTGAGGTTCTGGGTAGATCAGGAGAAACAAGTTTGCATTTATGTGTTAAACATAACCATCTGGACTGCTTGAAAATTCTAGTGAAAGAAGTGGGAGGGAATAGCGACTTTCTCAACTCAGGAACTGGCTCTAATGCTAGCATGACAATCCTGCGGTTAGCTATGATGCTAAGGCAAATTGAG ACCATAACATACCTGGTTTCACTACCTGCTATAAGCAAGAATCTTGTAAACAATGTGGTCTTGGACTCCTTAGAATATGGTCCCGGAGACTTTAGAAGCCTAGAAATTCAACAGATTTTGATGGATGCATGTATCAATAAAAACGAAAAAGGTAAGTACCAGCAACAAGTATTCTCAACAACACCACCTCTACCGCCACCATCACAATCCACTATAGTCGGAGAGAGAACAAACAAAACAGGACTCCCACGGTTGTGGATGAAATTAATGCAACGGTTGAATTACGACAAGGGTGATCATTGGTTGGATGAGATGCGCGGCATGTTGATGGTTGTCGCCACCATGATATCAACCATGACTTTCCAAGTAGCCATTAACCCACCAGGTGGTGTTTGGCAAAAGTATGAAGAACGATTTACCATTGGAAAATTCGAGTACTGTACTAAAGAACTTTGCTATCCTGGAACTGCAGTGTTGGGCTATGTATGGGAAGAGCTAATGCGGGAATTCATTAAGTGCAACACCATCTCTTTCGTTGCTTTTCTTGGTGTTACCATTCTTCTTATCAGCGGATTTCCTCTGACAAACCGGATATGTATATGGTTCTTATCAATGGCTATGTGCATCGCTATCACATTTGCGGGTCTTACTTACATAACTGGTGTTTTCATGGTGATGCCAGATTGTGTTGCGTTTTGGGTTGATACTGAGTACAGAAAATCAGTATCTCTTGTTTGGATTGTATTGCTTGCTATGGTTGGTGCATTCCATACTTTTCGTTTTCTCACTTGGCTTGTGAACAAGGTGAACTCCAAGTTCAGAGGTAAGAGCAGGGCAAATAATGGTATGTCCATAGTGGATGGGTAG